One window of the Acidobacteriota bacterium genome contains the following:
- a CDS encoding peroxidase, translating into MLGDRARVQQVLENYWTSSLSEAEKVLFGLIEKVTLRSNQVNQSDIDRVKAAGWSEEAIYDAITVCALFQFYNTWIDATGVEDMPAEAYAQSGVRLATQGYAGEDVSNTSG; encoded by the coding sequence GTGCTCGGGGACCGCGCACGAGTTCAACAAGTTTTGGAAAATTACTGGACCTCTTCGCTGTCAGAAGCTGAGAAAGTACTCTTCGGCCTGATTGAAAAGGTGACGTTGCGGTCAAATCAGGTCAATCAATCGGATATTGATCGGGTGAAAGCCGCCGGTTGGTCAGAGGAAGCCATCTACGACGCGATCACGGTGTGTGCGCTGTTTCAGTTTTACAACACCTGGATTGATGCCACCGGGGTGGAAGATATGCCGGCGGAAGCCTACGCCCAATCTGGGGTGCGACTCGCAACTCAAGGCTACGCCGGGGAAGACGTATCGAATACCTCGGGTTAA
- a CDS encoding peroxidase, whose product MFLSEIEHHHPPGEAGEGLRQLKAAGLPIPQILHLLAFKPERNKYLNLFTQAVMRGPSPLTIEQRELIAAFTSKLNQCPF is encoded by the coding sequence ATGTTTCTCTCGGAAATCGAGCATCACCATCCACCAGGAGAAGCTGGTGAGGGCCTTCGGCAATTGAAGGCCGCCGGGCTTCCGATTCCACAAATTTTGCACTTGCTGGCGTTTAAGCCGGAACGCAACAAGTACCTCAATCTGTTTACTCAGGCGGTGATGCGTGGACCATCGCCGCTCACGATTGAACAACGCGAACTGATCGCGGCCTTCACTTCAAAGCTCAATCAGTGCCCTTTCTGA